A window of the Odocoileus virginianus isolate 20LAN1187 ecotype Illinois chromosome 20, Ovbor_1.2, whole genome shotgun sequence genome harbors these coding sequences:
- the PMIS2 gene encoding transmembrane protein PMIS2 — translation MTPIPADAGAPPPAPGAPPPAPGAPPPAAGAPPPAPGAPPGAPGAPPGAPGAAAPEVQQTKEELLFYAPEYTCLTVVAFILFPPLGIPALVFSGKTKEANKKSQWEEAYINSGRTGWLDVFAILIGLGIIYFLVLFV, via the exons ATGACCCCGATACCCGCTGACGCCGGcgcgccgccccccgccccgggcgCGCCGCCCCCGGCCCCAGGCGCGCCGCCCCCGGCCGCAGGCGCGCCGCCCCCGGCTCCAGGCGCGCCACCCGGGGCTCCAGGCGCGCCACCCGGGGCTCCAGGTGCCGCAGCACCAGAGGTTCAACAGACGAAAGAAGAATTGTTATTTTATGCCCCGGAGTACACGTGTTTGACCGTCGTGGCCTTTATTTTATTCCCTCCCCTGGGAATACCAGCTCTCGTATTCAGCGGAAAG ACCAAAGAGGCCAACAAGAAAAGCCAATGGGAAGAAGCTTATATCAACTCGGGCCGAACTGGTTGGCTGGATGTATTCGCCATACTCATCGGTTTAGGCATCATTTATTTCTTAGTACTATTTGTCTGA